In one Streptomyces venezuelae genomic region, the following are encoded:
- a CDS encoding molybdopterin oxidoreductase family protein: MSKRDRTPKTYTRLTHPLVRDSRAEPFRRATWEEALTRTAAGFGRARGAFGMFSCARATNEMNYVAQKFARVVMGTNNVDSCNRTCHAPSVAGLSAAFGSGGGTSSYEEVEHTDLIVMWGSNARFAHPIFFQHVLKGIRNGARMYAVDPRRTKTAEWAESWLGLNVGTDIPMAHAIGREIIHAGLANRAFMERATTDHEEYAALVEPWTLSLAEQVTGVPAAAIQELAHAYARAERAQLCWTLGITEHHNGTDNVRALINLSLLTGHVGRFGSGLQPLRGQNNVQGGGDMGAIPNRLPGFQDILDPDTRHTFESAWDTTIPPRYGLNLTEMFEAMEEGTLKAVYCIGENPAQSEADSEQAARRLRALDFLVVQDIFLTKTAELADVVLPATAAWAETDGTTTNSERRVQRVRKAVAPPGEAREDIDILCELAGLLGHEWKYADARAVWDELRSVSPDHRGMTYDRLEALQGIQWPCPDEDGLEPSYLHGRLWEADPQRRGRRAPFGLVAHDPPVDATDEAYPIRLTTGRRLDSYNTGVQSGGFASPLRRGEYVELCPEDAERYGVVAGEEVRVASRRGSVVAPVWVDPGLRPGLAFMTMHFPDEVDTNRLTIEANCPIAGTAEFKASAIRIDKLTDRSG, translated from the coding sequence ATGAGCAAACGCGACCGCACACCCAAGACGTACACCCGCCTCACCCACCCCCTCGTCCGCGACTCCCGTGCCGAACCGTTCCGCCGCGCCACCTGGGAGGAGGCGCTGACCCGCACCGCCGCCGGGTTCGGGCGGGCCCGTGGCGCCTTCGGCATGTTCTCGTGCGCCCGCGCCACCAACGAGATGAACTACGTGGCGCAGAAGTTCGCGCGCGTCGTCATGGGCACGAACAACGTCGACTCCTGCAACCGCACCTGTCACGCGCCGAGCGTCGCGGGCCTGTCGGCCGCCTTCGGTTCGGGCGGCGGCACCTCCTCGTACGAGGAGGTCGAGCACACCGATCTGATCGTCATGTGGGGCTCCAACGCCCGCTTCGCGCACCCGATCTTCTTCCAGCACGTCCTGAAGGGCATCAGGAACGGGGCCCGCATGTACGCGGTCGACCCGCGCCGCACGAAGACGGCGGAGTGGGCGGAGAGCTGGCTCGGTCTGAACGTCGGCACGGACATCCCGATGGCGCACGCGATCGGCCGCGAGATCATCCACGCGGGCCTCGCCAACCGGGCCTTCATGGAGCGGGCGACGACGGACCACGAGGAGTACGCGGCCCTGGTCGAGCCGTGGACGCTGTCGCTCGCCGAACAGGTGACGGGCGTACCGGCCGCCGCCATACAGGAGTTGGCGCACGCCTACGCACGCGCCGAGCGGGCCCAGCTGTGCTGGACGCTCGGCATCACCGAGCACCACAACGGCACGGACAACGTGCGCGCACTGATCAACCTGTCGCTCCTCACCGGCCACGTGGGCCGCTTCGGCTCCGGGCTCCAGCCTCTGCGCGGTCAGAACAACGTGCAGGGCGGCGGCGACATGGGTGCCATCCCCAACCGGCTCCCCGGCTTCCAGGACATCCTCGACCCGGACACACGCCACACGTTCGAGTCGGCCTGGGACACGACCATCCCGCCCCGCTACGGTCTGAACCTCACCGAGATGTTCGAAGCCATGGAGGAAGGCACCCTCAAGGCCGTCTACTGCATCGGCGAGAACCCCGCCCAGTCCGAGGCGGACAGCGAGCAGGCGGCGCGGCGGCTGCGCGCCCTCGACTTCCTCGTGGTCCAGGACATCTTCCTCACGAAGACGGCCGAGCTGGCGGACGTCGTGCTTCCCGCGACCGCCGCCTGGGCGGAGACCGACGGCACCACCACCAACAGCGAACGGCGCGTGCAGCGGGTCCGCAAGGCGGTCGCGCCGCCCGGGGAGGCTCGCGAGGACATCGACATCCTCTGCGAGCTCGCCGGGCTCCTCGGGCACGAGTGGAAGTACGCGGACGCGCGGGCCGTCTGGGACGAGCTGCGGTCCGTCTCGCCGGATCACCGGGGCATGACGTACGACCGCCTGGAGGCGCTGCAGGGCATCCAGTGGCCCTGCCCCGACGAGGACGGTCTCGAACCCTCCTATCTGCACGGCAGATTGTGGGAGGCGGATCCGCAACGGCGCGGAAGGCGCGCGCCGTTCGGGCTGGTCGCACACGATCCGCCGGTCGACGCGACCGACGAGGCATACCCGATACGACTGACGACGGGCCGACGGCTCGACTCCTACAACACCGGTGTGCAGAGCGGAGGTTTCGCGTCTCCGCTGCGCCGCGGCGAGTACGTCGAGCTGTGCCCGGAGGACGCGGAACGGTACGGCGTCGTGGCGGGCGAGGAGGTGCGGGTCGCCTCGCGGCGCGGGTCGGTGGTGGCGCCGGTGTGGGTGGACCCGGGGCTCAGGCCCGGCCTCGCCTTCATGACCATGCACTTTCCCGACGAGGTGGACACCAACCGGCTGACGATCGAGGCGAACTGTCCCATCGCGGGCACGGCGGAGTTCAAGGCCTCCGCGATCCGCATCGACAAGCTGACCGACCGATCGGGGTGA
- a CDS encoding NADH-ubiquinone oxidoreductase-F iron-sulfur binding region domain-containing protein, which yields MDLRFGDSKPTDEERAAVDAVLGPPGSAWEGAEDRDAADLRWARGGRAARGRRDLLLPGLHALNDRVGWVSEGGLDYLCRRLTVPPAEGYGVATFYSMFSVRPRPATVVRVCTDLVCGGAGLCGEVEARLASVPGVGVEASPCLGLCERGPGAVVVRAGPPAVAFPDPAPPRNHGAPPPGPPPVVLRARPQSPDGLAIPAPPAIGERGPGRSPGSGRGGAGEKTHATLTLAPATPDTLTLAALDPETFSSEAPPAPLPQAGQDTLILLRRIGSVDPASLDDYRAHGGYTALRRAFAIGPAEVIREVTDSGLLGRGGAAFPTGRKWQATAARPEQPHYVVCNADESEPGTFKDRVLMEGDPYALVEAMTVAGYAVGAHRGYLYLRGEYPLALQRLEHAIAQARARGLLGDDVLGQGYAFDIEIRRGAGAYICGEETALFNSIEGYRGEPRSKPPFPVEKGLFGGPTAENNVETLVNVLPILTMGAAAYAAIGTEESTGPKLFCVSGSVARPGVYELPFGATLGELLSLAGKPDNLRAVLLGGAAGGFVRADETDIPLTFEGTRAAGTTLGSGVVLAFDDTVPLPRVLLRIAGFFRDESCGQCVPCRVGTVRQEEALHRIVARTGADAADDIALLRDVGRAMREASICGLGQTAWNAVESAIDRLGAYE from the coding sequence ATGGATCTGCGCTTCGGTGACAGCAAGCCGACGGACGAGGAGCGGGCGGCCGTCGACGCGGTGCTCGGGCCGCCGGGGTCCGCGTGGGAAGGGGCCGAGGACCGGGACGCCGCGGATCTGCGGTGGGCGCGGGGCGGGCGGGCGGCGCGGGGGCGGCGGGATCTGCTGCTGCCGGGGCTGCACGCGCTCAACGACCGGGTGGGGTGGGTGAGCGAGGGGGGCCTCGACTACCTGTGCCGTCGGCTGACGGTTCCTCCTGCGGAGGGCTATGGGGTGGCCACGTTCTACTCCATGTTCTCGGTGCGGCCGAGACCTGCGACGGTGGTGCGGGTGTGCACGGATCTGGTCTGCGGGGGTGCGGGGTTGTGCGGAGAGGTGGAGGCGCGGCTCGCCTCCGTGCCGGGGGTCGGTGTGGAGGCGAGTCCCTGCCTGGGGCTGTGCGAGCGGGGGCCGGGGGCGGTGGTGGTGCGGGCGGGGCCTCCGGCGGTTGCATTCCCCGATCCCGCCCCTCCCCGAAACCATGGGGCTCCGCCCCCTGGGCCCCCGCCTGTCGTGCTGCGCGCTCGTCCTCAATCGCCGGACGGGCTGGCAATCCCAGCTCCTCCGGCGATTGGGGAGCGGGGCCCGGGGCGGAGCCCCGGTTCGGGAAGGGGCGGGGCTGGGGAGAAGACACACGCCACCCTCACCCTCGCCCCCGCCACCCCCGACACCCTCACCCTCGCCGCCCTCGACCCGGAGACGTTCTCCTCCGAAGCCCCGCCCGCTCCACTCCCTCAGGCAGGCCAGGACACCCTGATCCTGCTGCGGCGCATAGGGAGCGTCGACCCGGCCTCCCTCGACGACTACCGCGCCCACGGCGGCTACACCGCGCTCCGCCGCGCCTTCGCCATCGGCCCCGCCGAGGTCATCCGCGAGGTCACCGACTCCGGGCTGCTGGGCCGGGGCGGCGCCGCCTTCCCCACGGGAAGGAAGTGGCAGGCCACCGCCGCCCGGCCCGAGCAACCGCACTACGTGGTCTGCAACGCCGACGAATCCGAGCCGGGCACGTTCAAGGACCGCGTCCTGATGGAGGGCGACCCGTACGCGCTGGTCGAGGCGATGACCGTGGCGGGGTACGCGGTCGGCGCCCACCGGGGCTACCTGTATCTGCGCGGCGAGTACCCGCTCGCGCTCCAACGCCTGGAACACGCCATCGCGCAGGCACGCGCGCGTGGCCTGCTCGGAGACGACGTCCTCGGTCAGGGGTACGCCTTCGACATCGAGATCCGGCGCGGCGCCGGCGCGTACATCTGTGGTGAGGAGACAGCGCTCTTCAACTCCATAGAGGGGTACAGAGGAGAGCCCCGTTCCAAACCGCCCTTCCCTGTGGAGAAGGGTTTGTTCGGCGGACCCACTGCCGAGAACAACGTCGAGACCCTCGTCAACGTCCTGCCGATCCTCACCATGGGCGCGGCGGCGTACGCGGCCATCGGCACGGAGGAGTCCACGGGGCCCAAGCTCTTCTGCGTGTCCGGGAGCGTGGCGCGGCCCGGCGTCTACGAACTGCCCTTCGGCGCCACCCTGGGTGAGCTCCTCTCGCTCGCCGGGAAGCCCGACAATCTGCGCGCGGTGCTGCTCGGCGGTGCGGCGGGCGGCTTCGTACGGGCCGACGAGACGGACATCCCGCTCACGTTCGAGGGGACCAGGGCCGCCGGGACGACGCTCGGCTCCGGCGTCGTGCTCGCGTTCGACGACACCGTGCCGCTCCCCCGCGTCCTCCTGCGCATCGCCGGGTTCTTCCGCGACGAGTCCTGCGGACAGTGCGTGCCCTGCCGCGTCGGAACCGTACGGCAGGAGGAGGCGCTGCACCGCATCGTCGCGCGGACCGGTGCCGACGCGGCCGACGACATCGCGCTCCTGCGCGACGTGGGGCGGGCCATGCGGGAGGCCTCGATCTGCGGTCTCGGCCAGACCGCGTGGAACGCCGTGGAATCCGCCATCGACCGCTTGGGGGCGTACGAATGA
- a CDS encoding 2Fe-2S iron-sulfur cluster-binding protein: MTAIPLQPPRRLVEFTLDGAATRVPEGATLLDACRAAGKDVPTLCEGDTLTPKNACRVCVVEVEGARTLAPACSRAAEPGMSVHTDTERTRHSRRLVLELLASSVDLSTTPRAAAWIVEYGAEPGRFGADAARLNEEPKVDNDLYVRDYDKCILCYKCVDACGEQWQNTFAIAVAGRGFDARIAVEHDAPLTDSACVYCGNCIEVCPTGALSFKSEFDMRAAGTWDESAQSETTTVCAYCGVGCNLTLHVQDNEIVKVTSPHDNPVTHGNLCIKGRFGYQHVQNRD; this comes from the coding sequence ATGACCGCGATACCGCTGCAACCGCCGCGCCGACTGGTCGAGTTCACGCTGGACGGGGCGGCGACCAGGGTTCCCGAGGGGGCCACGCTGCTCGACGCCTGCCGTGCCGCGGGCAAGGACGTCCCGACCCTGTGCGAGGGCGACACCCTGACGCCGAAGAACGCCTGCCGCGTGTGCGTGGTGGAGGTGGAGGGCGCCCGCACCCTCGCACCCGCCTGCTCGCGCGCGGCCGAGCCCGGCATGAGCGTGCACACGGACACCGAGCGCACCCGGCACAGCCGCAGGCTCGTCCTGGAACTGCTCGCCTCCTCCGTCGATCTGTCGACGACGCCGAGGGCCGCGGCGTGGATCGTGGAGTACGGGGCGGAGCCCGGTCGGTTCGGGGCCGACGCGGCCCGCCTGAACGAGGAACCCAAGGTCGACAACGACCTGTACGTACGGGACTACGACAAGTGCATCCTCTGCTACAAATGCGTGGACGCCTGCGGCGAGCAGTGGCAGAACACCTTCGCCATCGCGGTCGCGGGGCGCGGCTTCGACGCCCGGATCGCCGTCGAGCACGACGCGCCGCTGACGGACTCCGCCTGCGTGTACTGCGGCAACTGCATCGAGGTGTGCCCGACGGGCGCCCTCAGCTTCAAGTCGGAGTTCGACATGCGCGCCGCCGGTACGTGGGACGAGTCCGCGCAGAGCGAGACGACGACTGTGTGCGCGTACTGCGGAGTCGGCTGCAACCTGACGCTGCACGTGCAGGACAATGAGATCGTGAAGGTCACCTCCCCGCACGACAATCCGGTGACCCACGGCAACCTCTGCATCAAGGGCCGCTTCGGCTACCAGCACGTACAGAACCGGGACTGA
- the fdhD gene encoding formate dehydrogenase accessory sulfurtransferase FdhD — MGRVTERRKVIRVRDGHVSERPDTLVAEEPLEIRLNGKPLAITMRTPGDDFALAAGFLVSEGVLGSADELQSIVYCAGATADGSNTYNVVDVKTAPGVVLPDITLERNVYTTSSCGLCGKASLDAVRTTARFPIADTPPVRVGTELLASLPDRLRDAQRVFDRTGGLHGAALFSEEGDLLDIREDVGRHNAVDKLIGRALQNGELPLSRAVLLVSGRASFELAQKAVMAGIPVLAAVSAPSSLAVDLAAETGLTLIGFLRGSSMNVYAGEHRVALRAAAAQG; from the coding sequence ATGGGACGAGTCACGGAGCGACGCAAGGTGATCCGGGTCAGGGACGGGCACGTCTCGGAGCGGCCCGACACCCTCGTCGCCGAGGAACCCCTGGAGATCCGGCTGAACGGCAAGCCGCTCGCCATCACCATGCGCACGCCCGGTGACGACTTCGCGCTGGCGGCCGGTTTCCTGGTGAGCGAGGGCGTGCTCGGCTCCGCCGACGAGCTGCAGTCGATCGTGTACTGCGCGGGCGCGACGGCCGACGGCTCGAACACCTACAACGTCGTGGACGTGAAGACCGCCCCCGGTGTCGTGCTTCCCGACATCACCCTCGAACGCAACGTCTACACCACCTCGTCCTGCGGTCTGTGCGGCAAGGCGAGCCTGGACGCCGTCCGTACGACGGCCCGGTTCCCGATCGCCGACACCCCGCCCGTTCGGGTCGGGACCGAGCTCCTCGCGAGCCTCCCCGACCGGCTGCGCGACGCGCAGCGGGTCTTCGACAGGACCGGCGGGCTGCACGGGGCGGCGCTCTTCTCCGAAGAGGGCGATCTGCTGGACATACGGGAGGACGTGGGGCGGCACAACGCCGTCGACAAACTGATCGGACGCGCCCTGCAGAACGGTGAGCTGCCGCTGTCCCGCGCGGTCCTGCTCGTCTCGGGCCGCGCGTCCTTCGAGCTCGCGCAGAAGGCGGTGATGGCGGGCATTCCGGTGCTCGCGGCGGTCTCCGCGCCGTCCTCGCTCGCCGTCGACCTGGCCGCCGAGACGGGCCTCACGCTGATCGGTTTCCTGCGGGGCTCCTCCATGAACGTGTACGCGGGCGAGCACCGCGTCGCCCTGCGGGCCGCGGCCGCCCAGGGCTGA
- a CDS encoding MarR family winged helix-turn-helix transcriptional regulator — protein sequence MATTPAAPSTIRTLPSWLLGRAAARGRALVADALAREGLKMWHHVVLSAVADLGPVAQAELGRSVSLDPKDMVGVINDLQADGLVERAPDPRDRRKNAITITARGRRTVARCAEAAEQANAELLAPLSPDERKRFLDMLNRVSGISGVSGTSDVEGTS from the coding sequence ATGGCCACGACACCCGCAGCCCCCAGCACCATCCGCACCCTGCCCAGCTGGCTGCTCGGCCGCGCGGCGGCCCGCGGGCGCGCTCTGGTCGCCGACGCGCTGGCCCGCGAGGGGCTCAAGATGTGGCATCACGTGGTGCTCTCCGCCGTCGCGGACCTCGGCCCCGTCGCCCAGGCGGAGCTGGGCCGCAGCGTCTCGCTCGATCCGAAGGACATGGTCGGCGTCATCAACGACCTGCAGGCCGACGGCCTCGTCGAGCGCGCCCCGGACCCCCGCGACCGGCGCAAGAACGCCATCACCATCACGGCACGCGGCAGGCGTACGGTCGCACGCTGCGCGGAAGCGGCCGAACAGGCCAACGCGGAACTGCTCGCGCCGCTTTCGCCCGACGAACGGAAGCGGTTCCTGGACATGCTGAACCGGGTCTCGGGGATCTCGGGTGTCTCCGGGACCTCGGACGTCGAGGGGACGTCCTGA
- a CDS encoding zinc-binding alcohol dehydrogenase family protein, which translates to MRRVRYERSGGPEVLFLEEVPVPEPGPGELLVRVEAVGVTLPVVRKVREPRDPIALGGEVAGAVVALGEGVTGFAPGDRVTGLVFGHGYADHALLHTALASPVPAGASAVDAVALVRSGLVAYGALEAARPAPGEAALVTAAASGVGHLAVQLARLKGAARVVAAVSDPGKADFVRGLGADDVVTYDRETWGEPVDYVLDAVGGDLLTPAVRALAPHGRLVAYSSGGGTVAAYDLLVGAKSVIGFQMGLIARERPELYEAWRRELWELHATGGLRVAVHDVFPLRDAAKAHAVIEERSNLGKVVLVP; encoded by the coding sequence ATGCGTCGCGTCCGGTACGAGCGCAGCGGCGGCCCCGAGGTCCTGTTCCTGGAGGAGGTACCCGTCCCCGAGCCCGGGCCCGGTGAGCTCCTGGTGCGGGTCGAGGCCGTCGGCGTGACCCTGCCCGTCGTGCGCAAGGTCCGCGAGCCCCGCGACCCGATCGCGCTCGGCGGGGAGGTCGCCGGTGCGGTGGTGGCGCTCGGCGAGGGAGTCACCGGGTTCGCGCCCGGCGACCGCGTCACCGGCCTGGTCTTCGGACACGGCTACGCCGACCACGCCCTGCTCCACACCGCGCTGGCCTCCCCCGTCCCGGCCGGGGCGAGCGCCGTCGACGCGGTCGCGCTGGTCCGCTCCGGGCTCGTCGCGTACGGGGCGCTGGAGGCCGCGCGGCCCGCGCCCGGTGAGGCCGCGCTCGTCACGGCGGCGGCGAGCGGCGTCGGCCACCTCGCGGTGCAGCTGGCCAGGTTGAAGGGTGCTGCACGCGTGGTGGCCGCCGTCTCCGATCCCGGTAAGGCGGACTTCGTGCGCGGGCTCGGCGCCGACGACGTCGTCACGTACGACCGGGAGACGTGGGGCGAACCGGTCGACTACGTCCTCGACGCGGTCGGCGGCGACCTCCTGACACCCGCCGTCCGGGCCCTGGCGCCGCACGGCAGGCTGGTGGCCTACAGCTCGGGCGGCGGCACAGTGGCGGCGTACGACCTGCTCGTCGGCGCCAAGTCCGTCATCGGCTTCCAGATGGGACTGATCGCGCGCGAGCGGCCGGAGCTGTACGAGGCGTGGCGACGAGAGCTGTGGGAGCTGCACGCGACCGGCGGCCTGCGCGTGGCGGTCCACGACGTGTTCCCGCTCCGGGACGCGGCGAAAGCGCACGCGGTGATCGAGGAGCGGAGCAACCTCGGCAAGGTCGTCCTCGTCCCGTGA
- a CDS encoding sialidase family protein — protein sequence MPSSLRVRLRSFRTATAALTVATVGALLPAPAAQAARAAPEPRAPFEQQVLFKADQDPGYACYRIPAVVRTTKGTLLAFAEGRVNDCSDAGDIDLVLKRSHDGGRTWGPLQVINEGDGDTHGNPAPVVDRETGRILLAETYNTGRTDGKNCDIPCDRTPHLQYSDDDGASWSAPRDLSNEILPPHWNSWYATGPVHGIQLTRGRHKGRLVFTANTETWNGSRITANHAALIVSDDGGDHWKIGATDSYPIPADGTFRQKPSEMTVTERPDGAVYVSGREQDGTDLGHRTHTVSKDGGNTFTAPFRAIPDLYTPQVQGSTLQFGKRMLLACPADPDRRRTMQIRSSYDGGRTWDSVDRGTTVTTDWSGYSDLVRADRTHVGLLYEGGAVDARDEIRFARFTEDWLKPRRGPDPTTSDRAPGARPAAVLGGARVTPGRFGGALAFDGTDDAVRLPFSRRLPLGTEDFTASLWFRYDATTGEQPLLWMGGIGTNQPQVWLRGEPASNRVTGLITTRDGAAPPRSASVRTTGAYNDGAWHHIALRRGDGRLTLFLDGTRISAADVPGTVSRNSPFGVHVGQRMDSRAHFTGAIDEVRVYDWALDDAEVGELRTGEVAVTRDTVVRLPMDRVRGSN from the coding sequence ATGCCATCGAGCCTCCGCGTACGTCTCAGATCATTCCGCACCGCCACCGCCGCCCTGACCGTCGCCACCGTCGGCGCCTTACTGCCCGCGCCTGCCGCGCAAGCCGCGCGGGCGGCGCCGGAGCCGCGCGCCCCGTTCGAGCAGCAGGTGCTGTTCAAGGCCGACCAGGACCCCGGCTACGCCTGCTACCGCATCCCCGCCGTGGTACGGACGACGAAGGGCACGCTGCTCGCCTTCGCGGAGGGCAGGGTCAACGACTGCAGCGACGCCGGCGACATAGACCTGGTGCTGAAGCGGTCGCACGACGGCGGCCGCACCTGGGGCCCGCTCCAGGTGATCAACGAGGGCGACGGCGACACCCACGGCAATCCGGCGCCCGTCGTGGACCGGGAGACCGGCCGCATCCTGCTGGCCGAGACGTACAACACGGGACGCACCGACGGCAAGAACTGCGACATACCGTGCGACCGGACCCCGCACCTGCAGTACAGCGACGACGACGGCGCCAGCTGGTCCGCGCCGCGCGACCTGAGCAACGAGATCCTGCCGCCGCACTGGAACTCCTGGTACGCGACCGGTCCCGTGCACGGCATCCAGCTGACCCGCGGCCGCCACAAGGGGCGCCTCGTCTTCACCGCCAACACCGAGACGTGGAACGGCAGCCGCATCACCGCCAACCACGCCGCGCTGATCGTCAGCGACGACGGCGGCGACCACTGGAAGATCGGCGCGACGGACTCGTACCCGATACCGGCTGACGGCACGTTCCGTCAGAAGCCGTCCGAGATGACCGTCACCGAGCGGCCCGACGGCGCGGTCTACGTCAGCGGCCGCGAACAGGACGGCACGGACCTGGGCCACCGCACGCACACCGTCAGCAAGGACGGCGGCAACACCTTCACCGCGCCCTTCCGCGCGATCCCCGACCTCTACACGCCCCAAGTGCAGGGCTCCACGCTCCAGTTCGGCAAGCGGATGCTGCTCGCCTGCCCGGCCGACCCGGACCGCCGCCGCACGATGCAGATCCGCTCGTCCTACGACGGCGGACGCACCTGGGACAGCGTCGACCGCGGCACCACGGTGACCACGGACTGGTCCGGCTACTCGGACCTGGTGCGGGCCGACCGCACGCACGTGGGGCTGCTGTACGAGGGCGGCGCCGTCGACGCGCGCGACGAGATCCGCTTCGCCCGCTTCACCGAGGACTGGCTGAAGCCACGCCGGGGCCCCGACCCCACCACGAGCGACCGCGCGCCGGGCGCGCGCCCCGCCGCGGTGCTCGGCGGGGCGCGCGTGACCCCGGGCCGCTTCGGCGGCGCGCTCGCCTTCGACGGCACGGACGACGCCGTGCGACTCCCGTTCAGCCGCCGACTCCCGCTCGGCACCGAGGACTTCACCGCCTCCCTGTGGTTCCGCTACGACGCGACGACCGGCGAACAGCCGCTGCTGTGGATGGGCGGCATCGGCACCAACCAGCCGCAGGTGTGGCTGCGCGGCGAGCCCGCGAGCAACCGCGTCACCGGCCTCATCACCACGCGCGACGGTGCGGCGCCACCGAGGTCCGCGTCGGTCCGCACGACGGGCGCGTACAACGACGGTGCGTGGCACCACATCGCGCTGCGCCGCGGCGACGGCCGCCTGACGCTGTTCCTGGACGGTACGCGGATCTCCGCCGCCGACGTACCGGGCACGGTCAGCCGCAACTCGCCGTTCGGCGTGCACGTCGGGCAACGCATGGACAGTCGCGCCCACTTCACCGGGGCGATCGACGAAGTGCGCGTATACGACTGGGCTCTGGACGACGCCGAGGTGGGGGAGCTGCGTACGGGTGAGGTTGCTGTGACACGGGACACCGTCGTCCGACTCCCCATGGACCGCGTGCGCGGCAGCAACTAA
- a CDS encoding bile acid:sodium symporter family protein, with protein sequence MKRLKWPSWMPVDPYIVALLATVGLAALLPARGTSADVASGASTAAVSLLFFLYGSRLSTREALDGLKHWRLHVTVLACTFVVFPLLGLAAKGLVPYVLTPALFSGFLFLTLVPSTIQSSIAFTSMARGNVPAAICAGSFSSLAGIVLTPLLAAALLGGSGGGFSADSLLKIVLQLLVPFLAGQLLRRWVGGFIARHKKVLGHVDRGSILLVVYTAFSEGMVQGIWGQVHPLRLLALLGVEAVLLAVMLALTWYGAKRLGFGRADRIAIQFAGSKKSLAAGLPMASVLFGADASLAVLPLMLFHQMQLMVCAVIAKRRSRDPEEFVSEPPRAAATRTAVGTGTRSG encoded by the coding sequence GTGAAACGCCTGAAGTGGCCGTCGTGGATGCCGGTCGACCCGTACATCGTGGCGTTGCTCGCGACCGTGGGCCTCGCGGCCCTGCTGCCCGCCCGCGGCACGTCCGCCGATGTCGCCTCCGGTGCCTCCACCGCCGCCGTCTCGCTGCTCTTCTTCCTCTACGGCTCCCGGCTCTCCACTCGCGAGGCGCTCGACGGGCTCAAGCACTGGCGGCTCCACGTCACGGTCCTGGCCTGCACGTTCGTCGTGTTCCCGCTGCTCGGGCTCGCCGCGAAGGGCCTCGTTCCGTACGTCCTGACGCCCGCGCTCTTCAGCGGCTTCCTCTTCCTCACCCTCGTGCCCTCGACGATCCAGTCGTCCATCGCCTTCACGTCGATGGCGCGCGGCAACGTGCCCGCGGCGATCTGCGCGGGCTCCTTCTCCTCGCTGGCCGGCATCGTGCTGACGCCGCTGCTCGCGGCCGCGCTGCTCGGCGGGAGCGGGGGCGGGTTCTCCGCGGACTCGCTCCTCAAGATCGTGCTGCAACTGCTGGTGCCGTTCCTCGCCGGGCAGCTCCTGCGCCGGTGGGTGGGCGGCTTCATCGCGCGCCACAAGAAGGTCCTCGGCCACGTGGACCGCGGGTCGATCCTGCTCGTCGTCTACACCGCATTCAGCGAGGGCATGGTGCAGGGCATCTGGGGCCAGGTGCACCCGCTGCGGCTGCTCGCGCTGCTCGGCGTCGAGGCGGTGCTGCTCGCGGTCATGCTGGCGCTGACCTGGTACGGCGCGAAGCGGCTCGGCTTCGGCCGCGCCGACCGCATCGCGATCCAGTTCGCCGGGTCGAAGAAGTCCCTGGCCGCGGGGCTGCCCATGGCGAGCGTCCTGTTCGGCGCGGACGCCTCGCTCGCGGTGCTGCCGCTGATGCTCTTCCACCAGATGCAGCTGATGGTGTGCGCGGTCATCGCCAAGCGCCGCTCGCGGGACCCGGAGGAGTTCGTCAGCGAGCCGCCGCGAGCCGCAGCGACACGAACCGCGGTCGGTACAGGGACACGTTCCGGGTGA